The segment CGCCAAATGTAGCTTCATTAATGGAATAACGAGTCCATAAGCCATTACGTTGAGAATTAACTACACCTGCATCAATTAAGATTTTCATGTGGTAGCTCAACGTAGATTGGGACAAATTGAAGCTAGCTAAAATATCAGCTGCACATAATTCATTGCAAGACAACATATCGATGATGTGTAATCTTGTTTCATCGCTTAATGCCTTAAAAATCGTAGCTAAACGTTCGTAAGAAACTTCAACCATATCTTTAACTCCTCAAATCCGTATCAAAAAATGTCAATCTACTTTATTGACTCTATTATATACTATTTCTTAATGTAAATCTATTTTTTTCTTTATATTTGTATCTTAATAATTTATTATGAATATCATTTTTATATAGATGAGTAATTTTTACCACATTATAAACTAATTTAAGCACGTCATAGTTTGTATATTGTGAATATTTTAAATAAATTTTCATCTCATAGATTTATTTAGTTATACATAATTCTGCATATATAAAAGTTGCGTAAAATATTCTTCTATAGAATTTTCGATATACGCATTTTCTGATAACCTTATAGCATACTTCGATATACCGCACTATATTAGCAATCTAAAGGATTAGATATAAACTATACCGATTTTGTGTTCTAATGACTTTCAATACAAAAGACCCCTCATAGAGGGGCCTTATCTGTATAATTCTATAAGTCGATTGTATAGTAGGAAAAACATAGAATTTATAATGATGAATTCTAGTCTACTCTAGAGCAATCCTATTATATCAAATTAGTATAGCTTAAAATACGTTTACTAAATCAATAGTTTGACTGCGGTTAGGGCCAACGGATACGATACCCAAAGGTACACCTGTTACTTCTGCAATACGTTCTACATATTTGCGAGCATTTTCAGGAAGATCTTCGTATTTACGGATACCAGAAATATCTGTTTCCCAACCTGGCAATGTTTCGTACACTGCTTCGCATGCTTCAAGGTCTTTCAAGTTAGCTGGGAAGCCTTCTACATCTTTACCATTCAATTTATAACCTACGCAGATTTTCAATTCTTTGAATGTATCAAGAATATCCAAACGAGTAATTGCAAGGTAATCAAGACTGTTAAGACCTGCCGCGTATTTTACAACCATAAGATCTAACCAACCGCAACGACGAGGACGACCAGTTACAGTACCAAACTCATGACCAAGTTTGCGAAGGTTATCGCCAGTTTCATCAAGAAGCTCTGTAGGGAATGGACCTGCACCAACGCGTGTTGCGTAAGCTTTTACTACGCCGAAGATATTTTTCAAGTAGTTAGGACCAATACCAGCACCTGTGGAAGCACCACCAGCGATTGGATGAGAGGATGTTACGAATGGATATGTACCGTGATCAAGGTCAAGCATAGTTGCTTGCGCACCTTCGAACAATACCTTTTTATCTTCTTGAACTGCTTTCAAAACAGCGATGTTAGTGTCTGTTACATATGGTTTCAATGCTTCAGCATATTTGATGTAATCCGCTAAGATTTCATCATAGTTAACCGGTTCAGCATCATAAACCTTTGTAAGCATTTTGTTTTTGAATTCTACATTGTATGCTAATTTTTGTTTGAATGTATCCAAGTCATACAAATCGCAGATACGGATGCCGATACGGTTAATCTTATCAGCATAGCAAGGACCGATACCGTTTTTAGTAGTACCGATTTTAGCATCCCCTTTAGATGCTTCCTCTGCATTATCTAAAGCGATATGATATGGCATGATAACATGCGCACGGTCGGAAATTTGAAGGGATTTAGCAGATTTACCTTGTTTTTCAAGACCTTCAATTTCTTGTAACAAAACTTTAGGGTCAATAACAACACCAGTACCAACGATATTTTGTTTATCATCATACAAGATACCACTTGGTAACAGGCGAAGCGCAAATGCTTTGTCATCTACTACAACAGTATGACCTGCGTTATTACCACCTTGACTGCGCACTACAACGTCCGCACGTTCCGCAATCCAGTCAACGATCTTACCTTTACCCTCGTCACCCCATTGAGTGCCGATAACCATACTTGTTGCCATATCTATATCCTCCATGTGAAAGTCTAAATAATTCACTAACATTATACAACAATGTTCGGACTCTGTGAAAGTATTTATTGTGCCAGTACTATTTTGGTTCTTTAAGCCATAGGCTCATTAGGAGTCCCATAAGACCTACAGGTATCAAGGTCATCAAAGCAGTTTGCACGTCATAGATGTCTGCTAGATGGCCTACATATGGCGCTACAAGGCCACCTAAGGTAATGCCAAGGCCTAGTGTAATCCCCGACGCAAAGCCTGCATTTTTAGCAAGGTATTTTTGACCGAGTACGGTAATGGGTCCGTATTGTGAGAATACGCCAAAGGCCATCGGTATCATAGCACCGAAGAAGCCCCATATATTTGGGACAAAGATAAATACTAAAACGGATGGCAAGAAGATAAGATTACCTAAGCGCACCGTTTTAAGGAAGCCTAATTTATCAGATAAGGCCCCGCCCATATAGGTAAGGACTGCACCCATTGCAAAGTACATTGTGAGCGCCAAGCTAGAGGCACTGGCTTCACCGTTTATAACGGTAATGTACAGGATAGGAATGAAGATAGATAGTACAGAGAACAATATAGATCGTGAAGCGATTACAAAGAATAGCTTGCCGAAGCTTACCCAATCGTTGGCACCAGTATTAGTGGACTTAGCAGAGCTTTTACTTTCACCAACAACATCGGTAGCCGCAGAACCTGTAAAGGCATACACATACAATAACACGCCAATTAAGGCAATGGCCGTGAACACCCAAAGGAACTGAGCGCCAAAGACGTACACACCACCAGCAAGGAGCGGCCCCAATGCAAAACCAGCGCTACCGCCTACGGCAAAGCGCCCCATAGCATTACCAAGCTCATTGGATTGCATACGGTTTACAAGAAGTGCCGCCTCAGGATGGAACAATGCAGCCCCAAGGCCTGCAATGAGCGATAGAGCAAGTATCATCTCATAGCTCGTCGCCAGTGCAATGGCACTAATGGAGACTAATGTTATAGAAAAACCTACAGGAATGAACCAAGGCACGCGCCACCGATCCGCCACATAGCCCAAGATAGGTTGGGCTATAGAAGCCACGATGGTGTTACAGAAAATGATAGATGCTGATTGATAGTAATTAAGCCCAAAGTTAGCAATAAAAAACGGTATAAGCGCCGCTAGAGATCCTTGTCCAAAGTCATTAATACAATGAAAAATAGGCGGTCCGTATTTTCGTATAATACGTTTCATATAACCTCCTAAAATAAATAAAAACAGGTAGATATAGCCAACACCTAATGCATGTGCCATAGGCTTGTTGGTCTATACCTACCCTAATCTTTCATATGTTATGTGGGAAGTACCCTACAATTATAGGCCAAAGCGAGCCATGATTGTATCTACATGTTTCAATAATTTATGAGGATCGAAGCATGCATCGATTTCTTCAGCAGTCATGTATTTCTTGATGTTTTCATCAGATTTAAGACCTGTAGCGAAATCTTTACCTTCAAGCCAACGTTCCATAGCGTATTTTTGAACCCAACGGTATGCTTCGTCACGTACGGCACCTTTGTCTACAAGGTGAGTCAAAATTGTTTGGCTGAATACAAGACCACCTGTAAGGTTAAGGTTTTTAAGCATTGTTTCAGGATATACCAACAATTTATCAATTGTACGGATTGTAAGGTGAAGCATGTAGTTCAACGAAATTGTTGCATCTGGTAAGATGACACGTTCTACAGAGCTATGGGAAATGTCGCGTTCATGCCACAAAGCTTGGTCTTCGTAAGCAGATTGAGCATAGCCACGAAGTAAGCGAGCCATACCGCAAATTCTTTCACATGTAATCGGATTACGTTTATGAGGCATCGCAGAGGAACCCTTTTGTTTAGGGCTGAAATATTCTTCCGCTTCGCGCACTTCTGTACGTTGCAGATGACGAATTTCCAAAGCGATTTTATCCAATGTACCGCCTACAACAGCGATAGTGGACAACAATTCAGCGTGACGGTCACGTTGTACGACTTGTGTAGCGATTTTAACAGGTTCAAGACCTAATTTTTCGCATACATATTGTTCTACGAATGGATCGATGTTGGAGTATGTACCAACAGCACCGGACAATTTACCAACAGCTACGCTTTTACGAGCGTGCTCCATGCGTTCGATATCGCGTTCTACTTCAGCCATCCACAATGCTAATTTCAAACCAAATGTAGTAGGTTCACCATGAATACCGTGAGTACGGCCAATCATAGGTGTATATTTGAACTCAGCTGCGCGGCGACGCAATACTTCGTGCAAACGTTTCAAATCTTCAATCAAGATGTCGCATGCTTGTTTCATCATGTAACCAAGTGCTGTATCTTTAACGTCAGTAGATGTAAGGCCAAGGTGGATGTATTTAGCCGCTTCAGGACCTACGTATTCGCCTACTGCTGTTACGAAGGAAATAATATCGTGGTTTGTTTCCTTTTCGATTTCATGAATGCGTTCAACGTCGAAATTGCCCTTTTCACGAATGGCTTTAGCCGCTTCTTTAGGGATAACTCCCAACTCAGCTTGCGCCTCGGATGCCAATGTTTCTACTAATAACATTGTGTCAAACTCGTTGCGTTCGCTCCAAATATGGCCCATTTCTTCTCGTGTATAACGTGGTATCATGATGTCTCCTTTGCATGATAAAAGCTAGATTTCTTATAGGATAATTGTACCATATGTGAAAGCTCCATTCAATGAATGGACCTAAATTTTCCGAATGATAATTATATTAAATTTACTAATCGTTCGTATTTGTTGAAGATGACAGCCATTCATTGAAGTCTTATGATACGTTTTGACTTATGATGACTTTACTTATGATGACTTTGCTTATGATGCCTTTCTAAATAAACAATTAATAGAATTGAGTTATATTAACTCCGTCTCTATGTATTCGTGCTAATAAAATGATATACTAGAATTATCTGAAATATACATAAACTTGTATATCATTATCGGGAGGCTTTCATGGCAAATTTAAATCGCAAAGAGCGTCGTGCACAGCGCAATGAATCGAATATTATAGGCATGCTATTACGCCTATTCTTTGGGCTCAGCTTTATCGGCTTGGCTGTAGTTCTATTTGGAGAGTTTGATCTCAACTATGTATTCTCCATCTTTACAGCAGACATCATCGTATCCTTAATTTACGTGATACTCAATAAATCTCGCATCACTACATCCTTAGCGGTTAATACCAATGTACGCGTTATCATTGCATTCCTCATCATGCTAGTAACAATGTTCTTCTACGCCTTCGCATTATGGCGCGTCGATCAATTTAGCGCACCTATGCAAATCACTTTATTTATCGGTGGCGCCATCGTATACCTTGCGGTGTTCAACTCCACTAAGACAATGCTTACTAATCAAGACTAATACAAACATAACAAAAGAGGCATATCTTACATACATGCGTATGTGAGGTATGCCTCTTGTTATTATTTATGTATCTGTTAATGAACTATTATTGATTATTTTTGTATTCTGGTTTCCACAAGATAGCATCAATGGCAGCATCAACATCTTGTTCAGGTGCCAAGCCTTCTTTGATGGCACATTCGGCAACAGCTTTAGCAACTGTACGAGAGAATTGTGTTAATTTTTCTACTGGTGGTAACGTAGCTGCACCTGGTTTTGTAGTATCTACAATACCTTGTAAGGCATGAGCTGCTGCGGAAATCATAGCATCACTTAAGCGAGTTGCATTGACAGCTAATACACCAAGACCTACGCCTGGATAAATGAGTGCATTGTTAGCTTGGCCAATATCATATGTTACACCGTTAAGTTCAATAGGTGAGTATGGTACGCCTGTTGCGATGAGCGCCTTTCCATCTGTCCACGTTAACAGATCTTGTGCACTTGCTTCTGCTAATTTTGTCGGGTTAGATAATGGGAAAATAATCGGTCTTTCCACATGACTAGCCATTTCTTGGACAACCTCTTTTGTGAAAGTGCCTGGTGCTGTCGATGTACCAACGAGGATGCCTGGTTGTACCGCTTTAATGACAGCATGTAAATTAGTTAATTCATTAGCATTAGTGAATTCAGAACGTTTACGAGCGAACGGTTTTTGCTCGATTGTTAAGTCTGTCATATCATCGAATAGGAGACCTTGTTTATCTACGAGGTAGAAACGACTTCTAGCTTCCTCTTCAGATAGCCCTTGCGCTACCATTTCAGACATTACGAGGTTAGCGATACCTACACCTGCTGTACCTGCGCCAAAGCACACATATTTCTTATCAGTTAATGTGTCACCACTAATTTTGAGTGCCCCTAAGATACCTGCAAGGGAAATGATACCAGTACCTTGGACATCATCATTGAAGGTAGCAATTTGAGGACGATATACTTTTAAAATTTCAGTAGCATGGTCGCGACCAAAATCTTCCCAATGTAGGTATAATTTAGGGAATTTAGATTCTACGTAACGAACAAAAGTTTCTATAAATTTGTTGTATGCATCTCCTGTGATGCGGTTTTTACGAACCCCTAAATATAATGGATCGTCAAGAAGCTCTTGTCTATTTGTACCTACATCAAGTACAACTGGTAGTACCCATTCAGGATTTACGCCTGCTGCTGCAGTGTAGACCATTAATTTGCCTACGGAAATATCTACGCCGTTAGTACCCCAATCGCCAATACCCAAGATTTCTTCTGCGTCAGTAACTACAATTAAGCGAATATCACGACTATCTGCAGCTCGATCTAAAATAGTATCAAGTTGATCTATATTTTCTTCTGTAATATAGGCTGCATATTCTGGATCAATAAATTCGTGGCTAAAACGTTCTATACTTTCAGCTATGACAGGATCATAAACGATTGGCATCATTTCAACAACATGATTGCTAAATACTTTGAAGAATAGAGTGCGATTTGTGGAGAAAATACGCATCAAGAATTCACGTTTTTGTAATAGAGAATCTTTGCGACTAAATAATTCATAAGTTTGAATTGCTTGCTGTTCTAACGTTTGTACAACTGGAGGCAATAAACCTTCAAGACCAAGGTTTTTACGTTCTTCCTTTGTAAAGGCGGTACCTTTATTTAGGAAGGGATTATTCAAAATTTCATAAGCTTTCATATAAACCTCCTAATAGGAACTACTTGGTACGACTTACTACTGTACCTACTTTAATTATATACTAAATGTCAAGAAAGTTTTATAAACATAAAAAGAGGCATATCTTACATACATTTGTATGAGATATGCCTCTTTATTGTCCTAGAATAACGGGAACTGCTAAGTAAACAGGTTCACCCCGTCGGTTAACGATAGATCCACTGCTTTTGATGATGCGCAGTGCTTCGTCTCGTACAGCTGGTGGTACATCGTCCACGATCAGTGGCGTATGTTCGCCAACGATGACATTACCGTTAACATCAAAGTTAACTCGTACTACCACCTTGCCTGTTACGACAGATGCTCGCCCCTGTTCTTGCACAGTCCGCAAGTAGTCATGAGGATTAATATCTGGTTTTTGTAAAAGCGCTTGTTGTCCTGGCGTCAATAAACTCAATGCTAAATCAGATAAGACAGATAAGTCACTAGATTCAGGCAATCCATCTCCAGTTGCATTCGGATCTGATGTTATCTCTTTACCGATAGGCGCTTTACTATTCTTGGAAGATTTTCCATTCTTAGAATCTGCTCCGTGCGTAACTACAGCTTGTTCACTGCTACTCGTTTCCGATTCAATAGCCTTTGGAACGGTCCATTCTCGGCGCACACTAGATGCTGCTGTACTTTCACTTAACTCTTTAGTACGTTCCTCCTCTGGCTTGCGCTCATTCACCAAAGAATTCGCCTTAGGTGCCGCGCCTTCTGGAGTTATATTCTGTGGTTTTTCCATAGGATTTTCCGCTGGTTTCGGTGCAGTGTCAACAGCCTCAACCCCTGTATCGCTTTCACCATCATCAGGCAAATTAAAGCTAATTTCCGCCGCATCATGGGCAGCACCTGTACCTGCCATACCACGCAAAGAAAGGCCCATACCAGAGATGAGGATAATTGTAATTCCCAAGGACACAATAAACGATTTCAAATAATGCGATTCAAACATAGAATCACTTCCGTTCCGTAGCGACGCTAATATATTTAGCGCCATTCACCTTGAGCATGTCCAATAGGGCGA is part of the Veillonella nakazawae genome and harbors:
- a CDS encoding ArsR/SmtB family transcription factor, with the translated sequence MVEVSYERLATIFKALSDETRLHIIDMLSCNELCAADILASFNLSQSTLSYHMKILIDAGVVNSQRNGLWTRYSINEATFGDILEIIPQLYKSKDECICAQIKYCRISEHEKEA
- a CDS encoding adenylosuccinate synthase, with the translated sequence MATSMVIGTQWGDEGKGKIVDWIAERADVVVRSQGGNNAGHTVVVDDKAFALRLLPSGILYDDKQNIVGTGVVIDPKVLLQEIEGLEKQGKSAKSLQISDRAHVIMPYHIALDNAEEASKGDAKIGTTKNGIGPCYADKINRIGIRICDLYDLDTFKQKLAYNVEFKNKMLTKVYDAEPVNYDEILADYIKYAEALKPYVTDTNIAVLKAVQEDKKVLFEGAQATMLDLDHGTYPFVTSSHPIAGGASTGAGIGPNYLKNIFGVVKAYATRVGAGPFPTELLDETGDNLRKLGHEFGTVTGRPRRCGWLDLMVVKYAAGLNSLDYLAITRLDILDTFKELKICVGYKLNGKDVEGFPANLKDLEACEAVYETLPGWETDISGIRKYEDLPENARKYVERIAEVTGVPLGIVSVGPNRSQTIDLVNVF
- a CDS encoding MFS transporter — its product is MKRIIRKYGPPIFHCINDFGQGSLAALIPFFIANFGLNYYQSASIIFCNTIVASIAQPILGYVADRWRVPWFIPVGFSITLVSISAIALATSYEMILALSLIAGLGAALFHPEAALLVNRMQSNELGNAMGRFAVGGSAGFALGPLLAGGVYVFGAQFLWVFTAIALIGVLLYVYAFTGSAATDVVGESKSSAKSTNTGANDWVSFGKLFFVIASRSILFSVLSIFIPILYITVINGEASASSLALTMYFAMGAVLTYMGGALSDKLGFLKTVRLGNLIFLPSVLVFIFVPNIWGFFGAMIPMAFGVFSQYGPITVLGQKYLAKNAGFASGITLGLGITLGGLVAPYVGHLADIYDVQTALMTLIPVGLMGLLMSLWLKEPK
- the purB gene encoding adenylosuccinate lyase produces the protein MIPRYTREEMGHIWSERNEFDTMLLVETLASEAQAELGVIPKEAAKAIREKGNFDVERIHEIEKETNHDIISFVTAVGEYVGPEAAKYIHLGLTSTDVKDTALGYMMKQACDILIEDLKRLHEVLRRRAAEFKYTPMIGRTHGIHGEPTTFGLKLALWMAEVERDIERMEHARKSVAVGKLSGAVGTYSNIDPFVEQYVCEKLGLEPVKIATQVVQRDRHAELLSTIAVVGGTLDKIALEIRHLQRTEVREAEEYFSPKQKGSSAMPHKRNPITCERICGMARLLRGYAQSAYEDQALWHERDISHSSVERVILPDATISLNYMLHLTIRTIDKLLVYPETMLKNLNLTGGLVFSQTILTHLVDKGAVRDEAYRWVQKYAMERWLEGKDFATGLKSDENIKKYMTAEEIDACFDPHKLLKHVDTIMARFGL
- a CDS encoding malolactic enzyme translates to MKAYEILNNPFLNKGTAFTKEERKNLGLEGLLPPVVQTLEQQAIQTYELFSRKDSLLQKREFLMRIFSTNRTLFFKVFSNHVVEMMPIVYDPVIAESIERFSHEFIDPEYAAYITEENIDQLDTILDRAADSRDIRLIVVTDAEEILGIGDWGTNGVDISVGKLMVYTAAAGVNPEWVLPVVLDVGTNRQELLDDPLYLGVRKNRITGDAYNKFIETFVRYVESKFPKLYLHWEDFGRDHATEILKVYRPQIATFNDDVQGTGIISLAGILGALKISGDTLTDKKYVCFGAGTAGVGIANLVMSEMVAQGLSEEEARSRFYLVDKQGLLFDDMTDLTIEQKPFARKRSEFTNANELTNLHAVIKAVQPGILVGTSTAPGTFTKEVVQEMASHVERPIIFPLSNPTKLAEASAQDLLTWTDGKALIATGVPYSPIELNGVTYDIGQANNALIYPGVGLGVLAVNATRLSDAMISAAAHALQGIVDTTKPGAATLPPVEKLTQFSRTVAKAVAECAIKEGLAPEQDVDAAIDAILWKPEYKNNQ